A genomic stretch from Mya arenaria isolate MELC-2E11 chromosome 10, ASM2691426v1 includes:
- the LOC128204714 gene encoding trichohyalin-like, whose amino-acid sequence MVEGLSEREKRLIRRNIVRDTELSAEPDRMNIESDVRRRFSESKSYVGADDHGAHAIEMDRLSDISDLNTIDEYFHESTSMEIRAMERSVDSKTRVKENLNESNLKYLDDHYERLEQTLRELRYDDDLLDQKLTTEPMSKYGIRANSIGERGEIEKAKRLRHFDDLSETKLKGSYKDFDMRYDVMKDVKHKSVQNESPRDLKTEIRSLRLDQEEIKSQSSRYERESLKLKQLQMEEDRKQRFMMENRQRLNYEMEMKRKAEHELVERIKILEQQELELNKRRNENERIERDLEMRRENEEELNHRLILLKEKEQLLLDKADNRKTEFNDRNKKKEERLKGREHKAESVMYKVGSPKIPNFNGKHFEQWKVDVCSILESNAYPDHAVVQAIRNSLQGDVRQVLLTLKPTASAETIVNKLKEVYGNVKTGDRVVTEFYSAKQKEGESCSSWGVRVETLFQQAVEKGEIDEEKRDKKRKARSEEEEENSEVREENTRSAYVNQIRDSSGMKELLERLKSMEIEMKRLKGQSTSYRGNNYNSNFRRPFRGGYRGGNRGFRGRSDDGKEEQIKETEKGPEQNEKSLNEKKLSSGGTMEAKK is encoded by the exons ATGGTTGAAGGGTTAAGTGAACGTGAAAAGAGATTGATTCGTCGGAACATAGTGAGGGATACAGAGTTAAGTGCTGAGCCTGACAGAATGAATATCGAAAGTGATGTAAGGAGACGTTTTAGTGAAAGTAAAAGCTATGTTGGTGCAGATGATCATGGTGCACATGCTATTGAAATGGATAGATTAAGTGACATCTCAGATTTGAACACGattgatgaatattttcacGAGAGTACTTCAATGGAGATACGGGCCATGGAAAGAAGTGTGGATTCAAAAACCAGAGTTAAAGAAAACTTAAATGAAAGTAACTTAAAATATCTTGATGATCACTATGAAAGGTTAGAGCAAACTTTGCGAGAGCTTAGATACGATGATGATTTGCTTGATCAGAAGCTTACAACTGAGCCTATGAGTAAATATGGAATTAGGGCCAATTCCATCGGGGAGAGGGGAGAAATAGAAAAAGCTAAACGTCTCAGGCACTTTGACGATTTGAGTGAAACAAAACTGAAAGGTAGCTATAAAGATTTTGATATGAGGTATGATGTGATGAAAGATGTAAAGCACAAAAGTGTTCAAAACGAAAGTCCTCGTGATTTAAAGACTGAAATTAGAAGTTTAAGATTGGACCAAGAGGAAATTAAAAGTCAATCTAGTAGATATGAGCGTGAAAGTTTGAAACTGAAACAGTTACAAATGGAGGAGGATAGAAAGCAGCGATTTATGATGGAAAATAGACAGAGATTGAACTATGAAATGGAAATGAAGAGAAAAGCGGAACATGAATTAGTAGAAAGAATCAAAATATTAGAGCAACAAGAGTTGGAACTGAATAAAAGAAGGAATGAAAATGAGAGAATTGAAAGAGATCTAGAAATGAGGAGAGAAAATGAAGAGGAATTGAATCATAGATTAATATTATTGAAAGAGAAAGAACAGTTGCTTCTGGATAAAGCTGATAACAGAAAAACTGAATTTAATGATCGAAACAAAAAGAAAGAGGAAAGATTGAAAGGTAGAGAACATAAAGCTGAAAGCGTTATGTATAAAGTTGGTTCACCAAAGATACCAAACTTTAACGGAAAGCATTTTGAGCAGTGGAAAGTGGATGTTTGTAGTATTCTAGAAAGTAATGCTTATCCAGATCATGCTGTAGTACAAGCAATTAGAAACTCGTTGCAAGGAGATGTAAGACAAGTTCTCTTGACTCTTAAACCCACTGCTAGTGCTGAAACGATAGTGAATAAGTTGAAAGAAGTATATGGTAATGTGAAAACAGGTGATAGAGTAGTAACGGAGTTTTATTCAGCAAAGCAAAAAGAAGGAGAATCATGTTCGTCTTGGGGAGTAAGAGTAGAAACATTGTTTCAACAGGCTGTTGAAAAGGGTGAAATTGATGAAGAGAAACGAGATAAGAA GAGAAAGGCTAGGTCAGAAGAAGAGGAAGAGAATAGTGAAGTCAGAGAAGAAAATACGCGTAGTGCATATGTCAATCAGATAAGGGATAGCAGTGGAATGAAAGAACTCTTAGAAAGATTGAAATCCATGGAGATAGAAATGAAAAGGTTGAAAGGGCAAAGTACTAGTTATAGAGGAAATAATTACAACAGTAACTTCAGAAGACCCTTTAGAGGAGGGTACAGAGGTGGAAATAGAGGATTCAGAGGTAGAAGTGACGATGGGAAAGAAGAGCAGATCAAGGAAACAGAAAAGGGACCAGAACAGAATGAGAAGTCTTTAAACGAGAAAAAGCTTTCATCGGGGGGCACGATGGAAGCGAAAAAGTAG